From a single Lineus longissimus chromosome 16, tnLinLong1.2, whole genome shotgun sequence genomic region:
- the LOC135500467 gene encoding tRNA (cytosine(72)-C(5))-methyltransferase NSUN6-like, which yields MADNHSLRLKKEVKSYLQETFTARFHCEVPQPDEYHQVPPTKKRKKKVRTDEVSELKRFKLLLSVLTTPPLYTTLRINPLIYSKEQIKMRVEVQLHKMYKNRVLDPPEVVYHPRIPDLLIMKNRGPITSLPRYPKEVVVDLMCGMAVLRGADIYAQGIMAASATMNENDMVSVFADIDGQCRKGLMTQFQGRKLFVGNGKAMLSRKKLFHGRDVQVSGLAIRMTCALYDAPSLSEFMTGDVFPQNLPSVVCTHVLDPQPGETILDMCAAPGGKTTHIATLMQNKGRVVAIDRSDEKVEKIKRNASFWNLRIIDTYKFDSTTLYRKDAVLGPAPPYPQNTFDRILLDGPCSALGQRPCLANYMKLSEVKSFPVLQRKLFRNAVELLREGGTLVYSTCTIPMQENECLVQWALEEFPNLQLSEQVPHVGAQGYPGSRLDEDNLPYLQRFDPSVDVDPDTMHGLRPEPAKNPAYMGGGAAAAAKYEQSQDDGASWATADVTEQVAPSGECTCQSVLVDTGCPQHSVNLYTNFSADSGTAKPDEEMKTDSTSGEIDLRNCETDTIGFFIAKFIKTWWQ from the exons ATGGCTGATAATCATTCGCTCAGATtgaaaaaagaagtgaaaagcTATCTCCAGGAAACATTTACTGCCCGTTTCCACTGTGAG GTGCCACAGCCAGATGAATATCATCAAGTGCCACCTACCAAGAAACGGAAAAAGAAAGTCAGAACAGATGAAGTTTCGGAGCTGAAGAGATTCAAGCTGTTATTGAGTGTCTTGACAACACCGCCACTTTACACAACGCTCCGAATCAACCCTTTGATATATTCCAAAGAACAAATCAAAATGAGGGTCGAGGTGCAGCTTCATAAG ATGTACAAAAACAGAGTCCTTGATCCCCCTGAGGTTGTATACCATCCAAGAATACCAGATTTACTGATCATGAAGAACAGAGGGCCAATAACCTCACTTCCTAGG TATCCAAAGGAAGTTGTAGTAGATCTCATGTGTGGTATGGCCGTCCTCAGAGGTGCAGATATCTATGCCCAGGGCATAATGGCTGCATCCGCAA caatgaatgaaaatgatatgGTTTCGGTGTTTGCTGATATTGACGGTCAGTGCAGAAAGGGGCTAATGACGCAGTTTCAGGGGAGAAAGCTCTTCGTTGGAAATGGGAAGGCTATGCTGAGCAGGAAAAAACTATTTCATGGACGAGATGTCCAGGTTAG TGGTCTGGCTATCCGAATGACCTGCGCTCTCTACGATGCACCGAGCTTGTCTGAGTTCATGACAGGGGATGTGTTCCCTCAAAATCTACCATCGGTAGTCTGCACCCATGTCCTCGACCCACAGCCTGGCGAGACCATCTTGGACATGTGCGCTGCCCCGGGAGGCAAGACGACACATATTGCCACTCTCATGCAAAACAAG GGTAGAGTAGTTGCGATAGACCGATCTGATGAGAAGGTCGAGAAGATCAAAAGAAATGCCAGCTTCTGGAATCTTCGCATCATTGACACTTACAAGTTTGACAGCACAACTTTATATAGAAAAGATGCAG tacttGGTCCTGCCCCTCCATACCCACAGAACACCTTCGACAGAATTCTACTCGATGGCCCGTGCAGCGCACTCGGCCAACGGCCCTGTTTGGCCAACTACATGAAACTGAGTGAAGTGAAATCCTTCCCAGTCTTACAGAGAAAGCTATTCCGAAAT GCTGTTGAACTACTCCGTGAAGGTGGTACCCTCGTGTACAGTACGTGTACGATACCTATGCAGGAGAATGAATGCCTTGTGCAGTGGGCTCTGGAGGAATTTCCAAATCTACAACTATCTGAACAG gtTCCACACGTTGGCGCTCAGGGTTACCCTGGCAGCCGCCTCGATGAGGATAATCTACCATATTTACAGCGCTTTGATCCATCTGTCGACGTTGACCCAGATACCATGCATGGGCTTCGACCAGAGCCAGCAAAAAATCCTGCCTACATGGGCGGTGGTGCTGCAGCTGCCGCTAAATACGAGCAATCACAGGACGACGGAGCGTCGTGGGCGACTGCCGATGTAACAGAGCAAGTCGCCCCCAGTGGCGAGTGTACCTGCCAATCTGTGTTAGTCGACACTGGCTGTCCACAACATTCTGTCAACCTTTACACAAATTTCAGTGCAGATTCGGGAACAGCAAAACCCGATGAAGAAATGAAGACAGATTCAACAAGTGGTGAAATTGACTTGAGAAATTGTGAGACAGACACCATAGGATTTTTCATTGCCAAGTTTATCAAAACGTGGTGGCAATGA
- the LOC135500482 gene encoding SH3 domain-binding protein 5-like isoform X1 — protein MAEEGAAAMSDEEDHVDPRIQIELDNLNGASEVINHLESQHDEATAKFRTMMQEASIELKQLKKKLGQCVDKARPYFECKKLAREAEFKFQLAQLKTQKAARQFQRANSLYDAAKETITLAEQRLMQEKGRPFDSAWQEMLNHATMKVFESEREKAKSEAEHQKEATELANLELKVTLYQRKYGSSISKARHYFDLKAKHEEILEEQKQQVQNLQTSIQAAKDNYKISLQMLETISEEIHAKRREKSGVQIELPPREPGVGADSEGSVSSLEINLDSEMGSMMSYTPDPSDQENECEDEDHGASFSGANQDVKSKNNHHVRAGVLLGIQGLSLHHHPANFAPMRTDPTIPSPLGVSYPSLHDNDSQKDDSRKKSHSLLGERSSHEAADGVSIDEEYSLGEGAEFNGNGRKSRSNTLVNDDKPAKLDSS, from the exons ATGGCAGAGGAAGGTGCAGCCGCGATGTCGGATGAGGAAGATCACGTTGATCCTCGCATTCAG ATCGAACTTGACAACCTGAATGGAGCATCAGAGGTGATCAACCACCTGGAGTCCCAGCATGAT GAGGCAACGGCCAAGTTCCGAACAATGATGCAAGAAGCCAGCATTGAGTTAAAGCAACTCAAAAAGAAGCTCGGACAATGTGTAGACAAGGCGCGACCCTATTTTGAGTGCAAGAAATTAGCAAGAGAG GCTGAGTTCAAATTCCAGTTG GCTCAACTGAAGACTCAAAAAGCTGCGCGACAATTCCAGCGAGCAAACAGCCTGTACGACGCAGCCAAAGAAACTATCACGCTAGCTGAACAACGCCTGATGCAGGAGAAGGGTAGGCCGTTTGATTCAGCGTGGCAAGAGATGCTTAACCATGCAACAATGAAG GTCTTTGAGTCAGAACGAGAGAAAGCTAAGAGTGAGGCAGAGCACCAGAAAGAGGCTACAGAACTAGCGAATCTCGAGCTAAAAGTGACCCTATACCAGAGAAAATATGGCAGTAGTATTAGCAAGGCCCGACACTATTTTGACCTGAAAGCCAAACATGAGGAAATTTTAGAG GAACAAAAACAGCAAGTACAAAACCTACAAACATCAATCCAAGCTGCCAAAGATAACTATAAGATAAGCCTTCAAATGCTGGAGACGATATCGGAGGAAATCCACGCCAAGCGACGTGAAAAGTCAGGGGTGCAGATTGAGCTGCCTCCGAGAGAACCGGGTGTTGGGGCCGACTCTGAAGGAAGCGTATCTTCACTGGAGATAAATCTAG ACTCAGAAATGGGAAGCATGATGTCATACACACCAGATCCGTCAGACCAAGAAAACGAATGCGAGGACGAAGACCACGGTGCATCTTTTTCTGGGGCGAATCAAGATGTCAAATCTAAGAACAACCATCATGTCCGCGCTGGGGTCCTCCTAGGAATCCAAGGGCTATCCTTGCATCACCATCCGGCTAATTTTGCACCGATGCGGACTGACCCAACAATTCCATCACCCCTTGGAGTCTCCTATCCATCATTGCATGACAATGATTCACAAAAAGACGATTCACGGAAAAAATCGCATAGCCTTTTAGGTGAACGCTCGAGTCATGAAGCGGCTGATGGGGTTAGCATCGATGAGGAGTACTCATTGGGAGAAGGAGCAGAATTTAATGGAAATGGTAGAAAATCTCGAAGTAATACCTTAGTAAATGATGATAAACCAGCTAAATTGGACAGTTCTTGA
- the LOC135500482 gene encoding SH3 domain-binding protein 5-like isoform X2 encodes MAEEGAAAMSDEEDHVDPRIQIELDNLNGASEVINHLESQHDEATAKFRTMMQEASIELKQLKKKLGQCVDKARPYFECKKLAREAQLKTQKAARQFQRANSLYDAAKETITLAEQRLMQEKGRPFDSAWQEMLNHATMKVFESEREKAKSEAEHQKEATELANLELKVTLYQRKYGSSISKARHYFDLKAKHEEILEEQKQQVQNLQTSIQAAKDNYKISLQMLETISEEIHAKRREKSGVQIELPPREPGVGADSEGSVSSLEINLDSEMGSMMSYTPDPSDQENECEDEDHGASFSGANQDVKSKNNHHVRAGVLLGIQGLSLHHHPANFAPMRTDPTIPSPLGVSYPSLHDNDSQKDDSRKKSHSLLGERSSHEAADGVSIDEEYSLGEGAEFNGNGRKSRSNTLVNDDKPAKLDSS; translated from the exons ATGGCAGAGGAAGGTGCAGCCGCGATGTCGGATGAGGAAGATCACGTTGATCCTCGCATTCAG ATCGAACTTGACAACCTGAATGGAGCATCAGAGGTGATCAACCACCTGGAGTCCCAGCATGAT GAGGCAACGGCCAAGTTCCGAACAATGATGCAAGAAGCCAGCATTGAGTTAAAGCAACTCAAAAAGAAGCTCGGACAATGTGTAGACAAGGCGCGACCCTATTTTGAGTGCAAGAAATTAGCAAGAGAG GCTCAACTGAAGACTCAAAAAGCTGCGCGACAATTCCAGCGAGCAAACAGCCTGTACGACGCAGCCAAAGAAACTATCACGCTAGCTGAACAACGCCTGATGCAGGAGAAGGGTAGGCCGTTTGATTCAGCGTGGCAAGAGATGCTTAACCATGCAACAATGAAG GTCTTTGAGTCAGAACGAGAGAAAGCTAAGAGTGAGGCAGAGCACCAGAAAGAGGCTACAGAACTAGCGAATCTCGAGCTAAAAGTGACCCTATACCAGAGAAAATATGGCAGTAGTATTAGCAAGGCCCGACACTATTTTGACCTGAAAGCCAAACATGAGGAAATTTTAGAG GAACAAAAACAGCAAGTACAAAACCTACAAACATCAATCCAAGCTGCCAAAGATAACTATAAGATAAGCCTTCAAATGCTGGAGACGATATCGGAGGAAATCCACGCCAAGCGACGTGAAAAGTCAGGGGTGCAGATTGAGCTGCCTCCGAGAGAACCGGGTGTTGGGGCCGACTCTGAAGGAAGCGTATCTTCACTGGAGATAAATCTAG ACTCAGAAATGGGAAGCATGATGTCATACACACCAGATCCGTCAGACCAAGAAAACGAATGCGAGGACGAAGACCACGGTGCATCTTTTTCTGGGGCGAATCAAGATGTCAAATCTAAGAACAACCATCATGTCCGCGCTGGGGTCCTCCTAGGAATCCAAGGGCTATCCTTGCATCACCATCCGGCTAATTTTGCACCGATGCGGACTGACCCAACAATTCCATCACCCCTTGGAGTCTCCTATCCATCATTGCATGACAATGATTCACAAAAAGACGATTCACGGAAAAAATCGCATAGCCTTTTAGGTGAACGCTCGAGTCATGAAGCGGCTGATGGGGTTAGCATCGATGAGGAGTACTCATTGGGAGAAGGAGCAGAATTTAATGGAAATGGTAGAAAATCTCGAAGTAATACCTTAGTAAATGATGATAAACCAGCTAAATTGGACAGTTCTTGA